CGTCGCGGCCGCCCTGCTCGCCGGACACCTGTATCTGGCCCACGTGCTGGTGGCGGGCTTCGTCGAGGGCACCCTCACCGTCTGCTTCCGGATCGCCGCCTCGGCGGCGGTACCCAATGTGGTGCATCCCTCCCAACTCGCGCTGGCGCTCTCGCGCAACGAGGCCCGGGCACGGGGCGCCGCCATGCTCGGCCAGCCGCTCGGTGGAGTCCTGTTCGGGCTCGGCCGGGCCGTCCCGTTCCTCTTCGACGCGTTCAGCTACCTGGTGTCGCTGGGCGCACTGCTGATGATCCGGAAGGACTTCCAGGTCGAGCGCCCGGCGCAGCCCGGACGGCCAGGGCGGTTGGGGCAGCTGGGGCAGCTGGGCGTCGAGATCGGCGAGGGCGTGCGCTGGCTCTGGCGGCAGCCCTTCCTGCGGACCACCACCTTCCTGATCGCGGGCAGCAACCTGCTCTTCCAGGCCCTGTTCCTGACCGTCCTCGTGAGCGCCCGGCGGCACGGCGGGTCGTCCGCCGCGATCGGCGTGATGTTCGGCGTCGCTGCGGTCGGCGGTGTGGTCGGCTCTCTGGTCGCCCCCGCGCTGGAGCGCCGGCTGTTGATGAAGGTGGTGGTGATCGGGGCCAACTGGGCCTGGGCGCTGCTCGTTCCGCTACTGCTGGTCGTGCGGAACCCGTACCTGATCGGCGCGGTGTACGCGCTGATGTGCTTCGTCGGCCCGGTCTGGAACGTGGTGATCTCCGCCTACCAGCTCGCCGTGACCCCCGACCGGATGCGGGGCCGGGTGCTCGGTGCGGCGGGCATGGTCGCGTTCGGCGCCGTCCCGCTCGGCTCGCTGATCGGCGGTCTGCTGCTGAGCCGCTACGGCGCCGACACCACGGTGTGGCTGCTGGCCGGCTGGATGGCCCTGCTCGCCGTCGTTTCCACCGTCAGCCCTGCCGTCCGCGCCGCCCCGGGCCTCACCGAGGCCACCCCCCTCGAACCCCAGTCGGCCACCGCCCGCTGAACCCGGCGGCGACGCTTCACCGTCCCGACGGTGCGAACGCGGTCGACGCCGGCGGCACACATGGCCGCGACTGTTGCTTCCGAGACGGCGTAGCGAGCTGAAGTCGGGGTTGCCGCTGCCGGGAGCCACATGACTTCCACCGTCCAACCCCTGGCCAGGCCATTCCCCAGGCTCCGGCGCCTTGGCCGACCCAAGCCGTCACCGCCATTTTGGTCGCGGAGTTGACCGGTGAGTGCCTGTCGGTGATGCCGCGCGAGGCCCAGCGCCAGGCCGGCCTGCAGGCGTCCCCAACCTCTCGAGGCTGACGCGATGGGGCGTGGCATCCATTCTCTCACGCTCTACCAGGACAGTGTGCGCAACGACGCCGCCACCTTCGCCTACGCGCAGTGGATGACCGAACGGGGCGCAGAGGTACGCACCGCGCCCGTCCTGCCGCCGAGTTTGCTGATCTTCTGCCGACAGGTCGCCGTGGTACCGATCGACCCCGCCAACACCCGCCTGGGCGCTCTGTGCACCCGCGAGCCGGCCGTCATCGCCACCTTGGTCGCCCTGTTCGAGCAGGCCTGAGAGGCGGACGTCCCCCCTCGGCACCGACGCCGGGCGCGACACCCGGACCGGACTGGACGCGACCGAGAAGCAACCGCTAATGCTCCTTGCCGCCGGTCTGACCGACGAAACGGCGGCCAAGAGGCCGGGCGTCTCCCCGCGTACCATCCCGTCGGCAGATGGCCGCGCTCATGGAACTCGTCGAAGCGGCGGGCTGCGCGAAGCGGGAGGCTGGGGGCCTGTGCCGTCCGACGCGCAGCTCCTCGCGCCCTGACTGTGGTTGCTCGGTTGCCCAATGGCGAATCCTAGCCCTGCTGGGAGAGCAGGGCCTCCACCTCCTCGTCGGAGAGTTCGGCGATCTGGGCCTCGACGGCGTCCGTCACCACTTCGGTGAGGGTGGCCACCGTGGTCGCCTCGAAGAGTCGCCGCAGGGGGATGGTCACCCCGAACACCGCGCTCAGCCGGGCCAGTACCCGGGTGGCGAGCAGGGAGTGGGCGCCGAGCACGAAGACGTCGTCGTGGACGCCGATCCTGTCGATGCCAAGCATCTCCGTCCAGACCCCGGCGACGATCTCCTCGGTGGGGTCGCGGGGGGCCACGTACGGGTGCTCGAACTCGGGGCGGTCCGGCGCGGGGGCCGGCAGGGCCTTGCGGTCGACCTTCTTGCTTGAGGTGAGGGGAAGTTCGGCCAGTGTCGCCCAAACCGACGGGATCATGTACTCGGGCAGCCGCTCGCCCGCGTACCGCCGCAGTTCGGTGATCTCGGGTGTGGTGTCGCCCTCCGGGACGAGGTAGGCGACCAGCCGGCGGTCCCCCAGCCGGAGGTCCCTGGCGACCACGACGACCGCCCGCAGGGCGGGGTGCTGGGCCAACACGGCCTCGATCTCGCCGAGTTCGATCCGGAAGCCGCGCAGCTTCACCTGCTGGTCGATCCGGCCGAGGAACTCGATCGTGCCGTCGGACAGGTACCTGACCAGGTCACCGGTGCGGTAGAGCCGGGCGCCGGGCTCGGCGCCGAACGCGTCCGGGATGAACTTCTCCGCCGTGAGTGCGGCGCGGCGGTGGTATCCGCGGGCCAACCGCAGCCCACCGAGGTGCAGCTCGCCGGGTACGCCGACGGGGACGGGCTCGCCGTGCGCGTCCAGGATGTACGCCCAGGTGCCGGGGACGGGCCGGCCGATCGGCATCGCCGCCTCGCCGCGGCCCGGCGGATCGGCCGGGACGGGGTGCAGCACGCAGGTGACGGTGGCCTCGGTCGGGCCGTAATTGCAGAGGA
Above is a genomic segment from Streptomyces sp. NBC_01233 containing:
- a CDS encoding MFS transporter — its product is MTDKVPPLLRNRDFLLLWQGSAVSSLGSNASTVAYALLVLALTGSPADAGFTGFVALLPQLLFQLPAGALVDRWNRKRAMIWCDVLRGLTVGSVAAALLAGHLYLAHVLVAGFVEGTLTVCFRIAASAAVPNVVHPSQLALALSRNEARARGAAMLGQPLGGVLFGLGRAVPFLFDAFSYLVSLGALLMIRKDFQVERPAQPGRPGRLGQLGQLGVEIGEGVRWLWRQPFLRTTTFLIAGSNLLFQALFLTVLVSARRHGGSSAAIGVMFGVAAVGGVVGSLVAPALERRLLMKVVVIGANWAWALLVPLLLVVRNPYLIGAVYALMCFVGPVWNVVISAYQLAVTPDRMRGRVLGAAGMVAFGAVPLGSLIGGLLLSRYGADTTVWLLAGWMALLAVVSTVSPAVRAAPGLTEATPLEPQSATAR